In the genome of Botrytis cinerea B05.10 chromosome 5, complete sequence, one region contains:
- the Bctaf1 gene encoding Bctaf1, giving the protein MAESESEPKEFTQFTEIDWKRQDEQDAKALESVLRASGENGEINFGDEPLDLGEKADDAQDFEDISDDDLPEEEEASLPSAVDLPALTDDAGTNHDTDDLFGEGRDSSPFGFDEHIEIQDGESQAAETTVEELPDAPAEEEDLLELNFPGYNQARLNNQDLSIPAPAESESDLAKQLFPSLEPGVILNFNELLPPKLAHFVPKVPLKQPKPLNPTKVSLDLAPDQEKSFRSNIGTATGDKRKRAAEAEAKGLVAIIEESADEAENEETFDFEEPAEDEKLGGVTWADLQMICDDWDSKINAIPMEAECAQDTQETQETQQTQDEWMIFAYSGKKPPKTKTEEKNYFNTPQFAVPSFDNLQKAAAISAKRPFLDLNDSNLLIEELKFTSVTNKRQRLGGNFRGGNNIISTKLRERFNISNDEAYDALKENHQSKVRAAIGNLTVEHSLPALRLQWPYYKVKLYTKEARALHRPTLRFNKWLNQPVTFDKPGMRKKKEARTMSIAEVFKESKDLTLGDFYSTATLIEYSEEQPIVLSNFGMGNKIINYYRRKDAEDQDRPSPEDKIGDTTILLPEDKSPFANFGFVDPGETVRALHNEMYRAPIFKHQPQNTDFLCVRSTTGVHGTTWHLRNIDNLFVAGQQFPSIKVPTPHSRTVTNATKNRVKMIAFRKIRRSNTKSLRIAELTAHIPDTNDMQNRAKLKEILVYDKNEKVWRPEEGTIIPDEAALRSLVKPEDCCMIDAMHVGCRNLADAGLSELTEKEEGDEAFVDRPIDFKLTPWNTSKAFLDATSGKAMLELHGDGDPSGCGLAISMIQTSMKGGYIGAVQGPNATSAAAIAAERKANGGHTYNVKKQEELYNNAIRDIWEKQKATLSDTNEHISNELEEVDEDERFRAAPTPHSMATPAAADDNYSQVSRVSNTDNPSGKFMRITRKVKVGNYGQTEERVETVRDMRVWKEYIKRKKVLEAANSDVYAITPSGDADLDRATQMQVQKELDRLERNKDRRHAREKQKTKQSMASQQLLNPGSPGPSGTPVSSIEKPTGTTRKCANCGQTGHIKTNKKLCPLLNGTMKPEDGAPNHGGFGAIQAPPAFG; this is encoded by the exons ATGGCcgaatccgaatccgaaCCCAAGGAATTTACCCAGTTTACTGAGATAGATTGGAAGCGCCAGGACGAACAAGATGCGAAGGCTTTGGAGAGTGTGTTGAGAGCGAGTGGTGAGAATGGCGAGATTAATTTTGGCGATGAACCTTTGGACCTGGGCGAGAAGGCAGATGATGCGCAGGATTTCGAGGACATTAGCGATGACGATTTAccagaggaggaagaagcttCTCTACCAAGCGCTGTCGACTTGCCCGCCTTGACCGACGACGCTGGCACGAACCATGATACCGACGATCTATTcggagaaggaagagattcTTCGCCATTCGGGTTTGATGAACATATTGAGATACAAGATGGAGAATCACAAGCTGCAGAAACTACAGTTGAGGAATTACCTGATGCGCCtgctgaagaagaagatttattGGAACTTAATTTTCCAGGTTACAATCAAGCTAGGTTGAACAACCAAGATCTATCGATTCCGGCTCCTGCAGAATCCGAGTCAGATTTGGCCAAGCAGTTATTTCCAAGTCTTGAACCTGGTGTTATATTGAACTTTAATGAACTTTTACCTCCAAAGCTCGCACATTTTGTCCCCAAAGTACCGCTCAAGCAACCTAAACCTTTAAATCCCACAAAAGTCAGCCTGGATCTCGCTCCCGACCAAGAAAAATCTTTCCGCAGCAATATAGGAACAGCGACGGGCGATAAGCGCAAACGCGCGGCCGAGGCCGAGGCTAAAGGGCTTGTTGCTATCATTGAAGAATCTGCTGATGAGGCAGAGAATGAGGAAACTTTCGATTTCGAGGAACCAGCGGAGGATGAGAAACTTGGCGGGGTGACTTGGGCTGATCTTCAGATGATTTGTGATGACTGGGATTCTAAAATCAATGCGATACCTATGGAGGCTGAATGTGCTCAAGATACTCAAGAAACTCAAGAAACTCAACAGACTcaagatgaatggatgatatTCGCATATTCAGGAAAGAAGCCACCAAAGACAAagacagaagagaagaactATTTTAATACTCCTCAATTTGCTGTCCCGTCTTTCGATAATTTGCAGAAGGCCGCTGCGATATCCGCCAAGCGCCCTTTCTTAGATCTTAACGATTCAAACCTCCTTATAGAAGAACTCAAATTCACCTCAGTGACTAACAAACGTCAACGCCTGGGTGGAAACTTCAGAGGAGGAAACAACATCATCTCTACGAAATTAAGGGAGCgcttcaatatttcaaacgACGAAGCTTACGATGCTCTCAAggaaaatcatcaaagtaAGGTCAGAGCAGCTATTGGAAATCTTACCGTTGAGCATAGTCTCCCTGCATTACGTCTTCAATGGCCATATTACAAGGTCAAACTATACACAAAGGAGGCTAGAGCCTTACATCGACCGACTCTCAGATTCAATAAATGGCTCAATCAGCCCGTCACTTTTGACAAACCAGGCAtgcgaaagaagaaggaagcTAGAACGATGTCTATCGCAGAAGTCTTCAAAGAATCAAAGGACCTCACACTGGGTGACTTCTACTCCACTGCTactttgattgaatattctGAGGAACAGCCTATAGTTCTTTCAAACTTCGGCATGGGtaacaaaatcatcaactaTTACCGACGTAAGGATGCGGAAGACCAGGATAGACCCTCTCCAGAGGATAAGATTGGCGACACTACTATTCTCCTGCCAGAAGATAAGTCTCCGTTTGCAAATTTCGGTTTCGTAGATCCGGGCGAAACCGTTCGAGCTCTGCACAATGAAATGTATCGCGCCCCAATATTCAAGCACCAACCTCAAAATACCGACTTTCTCTGTGTGCGCAGTACTACCGGAGTGCATGGTACGACATGGCACCTCCGCAACATAGATAATCTATTCGTTGCAGGCCAACAATTTCCGTCCATCAAAGTACCAACCCCACACTCGAGGACTGTTACAAATGCTACCAAGAATCGAGTCAAGATGATTGCATTCAGAAAAATCAGACGCAGTAACACCAAGTCCCTGAGAATAGCCGAGCTTACTGCTCACATTCCCGATACGAATGACATGCAGAACCGAGCAAAATTGAAGGAAATTCTGGTCTACGATAAGAATGAAAAAGTGTGGCGTCCTGAGGAAGGTACTATCATTCCCGACGAAGCTGCGTTGAGATCCTTAGTCAAACCAGAGGATTGCTGCATGATTGATGCGATGCACGTTGGATGTAGAAACCTCGCAGATGCTGGTCTTTCAGAATTGACtgaaaaagaggaaggcGATGAAGCATTCGTCGACCGACCTATTGATTTCAAGCTTACCCCTTGGAACACAAGCAAAGCTTTCTTGGACGCAACTTCAGGAAAGGCAATGCTTGAACTTCATGGTGACGGTGATCCGTCTGGGTGTGGACTTGCAATCAGTATGATACAGACTTCCATGAAGGGAGGCTACATTGGCGCCGTTCAGGGTCCAAATGCGACATCCGCAGCTGCAATAGCTGCAGAGAGAAAGGCAAACGGCGGTCATACCTACAATGTCAAGAAGCAGGAAGAGCTTTACAACAATGCTATTCGTGATATTTGGGAGAAGCAAAAGGCGACCTTGTCAGATACTAACGAGCACATCTCAAACGAGTTGGAAGAAGTCGACGAAGACGAACGATTTCGCGCAGCACCGACTCCACACTCCATGGCCACTCCTGCAGCGGCCGATGATAATTACAGCCAAGTCAGTAGAGTTAGTAATACGGACAATCCCTCAGGAAAATTCATGCGTATTACTCGCAAGGTCAAAGTGGGAAATTATGGACAAACCGAAGAGCGGGTCGAAACAGTCAGAGATATGCGCGTTTGGAAGGAATATATCAAGCGCAAAAAGGTCTTGGAAGCTGCCAATTCAGA TGTTTATGCCATCACTCCTTCGGGTGATGCAGATCTTGACAGAGCTACACAAATGCA AGTACAAAAGGAACTCGACCGTCTCGAGCGCAACAAGGATCGTCGCCACGCCCGCGAAAAGCAGAAGACCAAACAATCCATGGCCAGCCAACAGCTTCTTAACCCTGGTTCTCCTGGCCCATCCGGAACACCAGTTTCCAGCATTGAAAAGCCAACTGGTACTACGAGGAAGTGTGCAAACTGTGGTCAGACGGGTCACATCAAGACGAACAAAAA ACTCTGTCCTCTTTTGAATGGTACTATGAAACCCGAAGACGGTGCACCCAATCATGGTGGATTTGGTGCTATTCAGGCACCACCGGCTTTTGGTTAA
- the Bcdsd1 gene encoding Bcdsd1 — translation MDSTSLTSSASKEDLVKEYVGKSLHDVSCPAVVLDLSILRKNCTGMLEAVNSLDCGWRAHIKTHKTTELTRLQIGDGPGPANIVVSTVVEAENIVPLLLEYKSGGRAVNVLYSFPLTSGVVDRLSKVSTALGPNGLSLMIDHPSQLRSVAAIHTKTSIPPLVFIKIDMGTHRAGVIPGTETCSQLISSVTSLAKRDVCILHGLYSHAGHSYSSNSQTAALDYLRQEFEALLVTSEEVHSVAATKLPLVLSVGATPTSNAIRNLLLSSTSSEELKEISALKATTRAIRDRGSEIEIHAGVYPTLDMQQLATHALPEELLSWSSVAITILAEVASLYPPRGKSDSPEALITAGSLALGREPCKAYPGWGILSPWNRTSFALPNTGPEGYSGWQISRISQEHGILSNPGKNDSELSIGQKVRVWPNHACIAGAGYGWYLIVDESREGKEDEIIDVWVRWRGW, via the exons ATGGATTCTACATCTCTCACCTCCTCTGCGTCAAAAGAAGACCTTGTGAAGGAATATGTGGGCAAATCACTGCATGATGTATCTTGTCCTGCAGTTGTACTTGATCTTTCGATATTGAGGAAGAACTGTACTGGTATGCTTGAGGCTGTGAACTCTCTAGACTGCGGGTGGAGAGCCCATATCAAAACCCACAAG ACAACAGAATTGACAAGATTGCAAATCGGAGACGGACCTGGGCCAGCCAATATCGTCGTTTCAACAGTCGTGGAGGCTGAGAATATCGTCCCTCTACTCCTCGAGTACAAGAGTGGGGGAAGAGCTGTCAAT GTCCTATATAGCTTCCCTCTTACTTCAGGCGTAGTCGACCGATTATCGAAAGTCTCTACAGCTCTTGGACCCAATGGCCTATCTCTCATGATCGACCACCCATCGCAACTTCGCTCTGTCGCTGCCATCCATACGAAAACAAGCATACCGCCTCTcgtttttattaaaattgaCATGGGGACCCACCGAGCTGGTGTCATTCCCGGTACAGAAACCTGCTCTCAACTAATCTCCTCTGTCACATCCCTCGCCAAGCGCGATGTATGCATTCTTCACGGACTATATTCTCATGCTGGACACTCCTATTCCTCAAACTCCCAAACTGCAGCTCTTGACTATCTTCGCCAAGAATTTGAAGCCCTCCTGGTTACATCCGAAGAGGTTCATTCGGTAGCTGCTACTAAATTACCTCTCGTACTTTCTGTAGGGGCTACTCCAACTTCTAATGCTATTCGTAATCTTCTCCTATCATCTACTTCATCCGAGGAACTGAAAGAGATCTCTGCTCTGAAGGCTACCACGAGAGCTATTCGTGATCGAGGAAGTGAGATTGAAATCCATGCTGGAGTGTATCCAACGCTTGACATGCAACAATTAGCTACCCATGCATTGCCAGAAGAATTACTTAGT TGGTCTTCCGTAGCCATCACAATCCTCGCAGAAGTCGCTTCGCTTTACCCCCCTAGAGGCAAGTCCGATTCCCCCGAAGCCCTTATCACGGCCGGCTCCCTCGCTCTTGGTCGTGAGCCTTGTAAGGCATACCCGGGTTGGGGCATTCTTTCACCATGGAACCGCacttcttttgctttgccAAACACGGGCCCTGAAGGTTATTCTGGT TGGCAAATTTCTCGAATCTCGCAAGAACACGGAATACTAAGCAACCCGGGCAAAAACGACTCGGAACTCTCTATTGGCCAAAAAGTACGCGTCTGGCCTAATCATGCATGTATCGCTGGGGCAGGGTATGGATGGTATCTGATTGTAGACGAGAGtcgagagggaaaagaagatgagattatTGATGTTTGGGTAAGATGGCGAGGATGGTAA